A single window of Clostridiisalibacter paucivorans DSM 22131 DNA harbors:
- a CDS encoding transposase, with amino-acid sequence MKNKSYNKEYIEDILRQISPPINKKVSQVSKETGVSTNTIYGWKRKARIEGKLIPNSNPNRLKRWRKEDKLKIVMETFTMNEE; translated from the coding sequence ATGAAAAATAAGAGCTATAATAAAGAATACATTGAAGATATATTAAGGCAAATATCTCCGCCAATAAATAAAAAAGTATCACAGGTATCTAAGGAAACAGGAGTATCTACAAACACTATCTATGGGTGGAAGAGAAAAGCTAGAATAGAAGGCAAATTAATACCCAATAGTAATCCTAATCGACTTAAGAGATGGAGAAAAGAAGATAAACTTAAAATTGTAATGGAAACATTTACAATGAATGAAGAAGA